From Prionailurus bengalensis isolate Pbe53 chromosome F2, Fcat_Pben_1.1_paternal_pri, whole genome shotgun sequence, one genomic window encodes:
- the NTAQ1 gene encoding protein N-terminal glutamine amidohydrolase isoform X2 has product MEGDVPAAAAACYQPASPPRDACVYNSCYCEENIWKLCEYIKNHDQYPLEECYAVFISNERKMIPIWKQQARPGDGPVIWDYHVVLLHVSSGGQSFIYDLDTVLPFPCPFDTYVEDAFKSDEDIHPQFRRKFRVIRADSYLKNFASDRSHMKDSSGNWREPPPSYPCIETGGISPVNNFLRFKEIKSSSPCSCCLALARA; this is encoded by the exons ATGGAGGGGGATGTCCCCGCCGCTGCAGCCGCCTGCTACCAGCCGGCCAGCCCCCCGCGGGATGCCTGTGTCTACAACAGCTGCTACTG tgaagaaaatatttggaagctTTGTGAATACATCAAAAACCATGACCAGTATCCTTTAGAAGAGTGCTACGCTGTCTTCATATCTAATGAGAGGAAGATG ATACCTATTTGGAAACAACAAGCAAGACCTGGAGATGGACCTGTGATCTGG GATTACCATGTTGTCCTGCTTCATGTCTCAAGTGGTGGACAGAGCTTCATTTATGATCTTGACACTGTCCTGCCATTTCCCTGTCCTTTTGACACTTACGTGGAAGATGCATTTAAGTCTGATGAGGACATCCATCCACAGTTTAGAAG GAAATTTCGAGTGATCCGTGCAGATTCGTATTTGAAGAACTTTGCTTCTGACCGATCTCACATGAAAGATTCCAGTGGGAACTGGAGAGAACCTCCTCCATCATATCCCTGCATCGAAACTGGAG GCATCAGTCCAGTTAATAATTTTCTGAGATTTAAGGAGATAAAGAGTTCTTCACCCTGTTCCTGTTGTTTGGCGTTGGCACGAGCTTGA
- the NTAQ1 gene encoding protein N-terminal glutamine amidohydrolase isoform X1 produces MEGDVPAAAAACYQPASPPRDACVYNSCYCEENIWKLCEYIKNHDQYPLEECYAVFISNERKMIPIWKQQARPGDGPVIWDYHVVLLHVSSGGQSFIYDLDTVLPFPCPFDTYVEDAFKSDEDIHPQFRRKFRVIRADSYLKNFASDRSHMKDSSGNWREPPPSYPCIETGDSKMNLNDFISMDPEVGWGAVYSLSEFVHRFGSQNY; encoded by the exons ATGGAGGGGGATGTCCCCGCCGCTGCAGCCGCCTGCTACCAGCCGGCCAGCCCCCCGCGGGATGCCTGTGTCTACAACAGCTGCTACTG tgaagaaaatatttggaagctTTGTGAATACATCAAAAACCATGACCAGTATCCTTTAGAAGAGTGCTACGCTGTCTTCATATCTAATGAGAGGAAGATG ATACCTATTTGGAAACAACAAGCAAGACCTGGAGATGGACCTGTGATCTGG GATTACCATGTTGTCCTGCTTCATGTCTCAAGTGGTGGACAGAGCTTCATTTATGATCTTGACACTGTCCTGCCATTTCCCTGTCCTTTTGACACTTACGTGGAAGATGCATTTAAGTCTGATGAGGACATCCATCCACAGTTTAGAAG GAAATTTCGAGTGATCCGTGCAGATTCGTATTTGAAGAACTTTGCTTCTGACCGATCTCACATGAAAGATTCCAGTGGGAACTGGAGAGAACCTCCTCCATCATATCCCTGCATCGAAACTGGAG attccaaaatGAACCTGAATGATTTTATCAGCATGGATCCTGAGGTAGGATGGGGAGCTGTCTACTCCCTGTCTGAATTTGTACATCGGTTTGGCAGTCAGAACTACTGA